A region of Toxorhynchites rutilus septentrionalis strain SRP chromosome 1, ASM2978413v1, whole genome shotgun sequence DNA encodes the following proteins:
- the LOC129778272 gene encoding jerky protein homolog-like, translated as MDGLQGSSTNVNRKRRSNFLTLVEKVRIIEDFEAGGGTHDFLGKKYGVGSSTVTRIIQKKEAIREAVDKFKEYGVNNRKTLKEQTFPLLEEALYIWILQQRQSNILLTVDILKAKAELLFKMFQDRGLYAVHGFSASDGWMHRFKQRFGLRVKAVTGEKASVNVEAYLNFKKVLQKKIQEMQLSLSQVFNADESALFIKLLATRSVVTCDETVASGRKQNKTRYTFMPCSNIDGSLKLPLYFISTAAKPRGINIEELPVSYNHSKKAWMTRLLFRQWFHEEFVPAVRKFSAERGLEPKTLLVLDNCTSHYDVDESLQSDDGLIQVIYLPPNVTAECQPMDQAVINAIKRKYKRKLMLALILENEHLSFEERLKKINLQQCISWLATSWEEISDKTIRNSWKKLIDGLPEDADNVDSKAADDDFKALVSRIDSLAGTKT; from the exons ATGGATGGTTTGCAAGGATCCAGTACGAACGTTAACCGGAAACGGAGGAGCAATTTCCTGACGCTGGTGGAGAAGGTTCGCATAATTGAAGATTTTGAAGCAGGAGGTGGTACGCATGACTTTCTtgggaagaagtacggcgtagGATCTTCTACGGTCACGAGAATAATCCAAAAGAAAGAAGCAATTCGTGAGGCGGTGGACAAGTTCAAGGAATATGgtgtaaataatcgaaaaacattgaaagagcAGACGTTCCCTTTGCTGGAAGAAGCTCTTTACATCTGGATTTTACAGCAGCGGCAGTCCAACATTTTGTTGACAGTGGATATTCTTAAAGCAAAGGCGGAGCTGCTGTTTAAGATGTTCCAGGACCGGGGGCTCTATGCGGTGCACGGTTTTTCTGCTTCGGATGGCTGGATGCATCGTTTTAAGCAGCGGTTTGGATTGCGCGTGAAAGCCGTAACAGGAGAAAAGGCATCGGTAAACGTTGAAGCGTACCTAAATTTCAAGAAGGTTCTACAGAAGAAGATTCAGGAAATGCAGCTATCACTATCCCAAGTCTTTAATGCAGATGAATCTGCCTTGTTCATCAAGCTCCTAGCCACACGCTCTGTCGTTACCTGTGATGAGACCGTAGCAAGCGGACGGAAGCAAAACAAGACAAGGTATACGTTTATGCCTTGCTCCAACATAGATGGTTCCCTAAAGCTTCCGTTGTATTTCATTTCCACTGCTGCAAAACCACGAGGAATCAACATCGAAGAACTTCCCGTTTCATATAATcattccaaaaaggcttggatgaCCAGACTGTTGTTCCGTCAATGGTTCCACGAAGAGTTTGTCCCCGCTGTTCGAAAATTttcggccgagagaggattggAGCCAAAGACATTGCTGGTTCTTGATAATTGCACCAGTCATTATGACGTTGACGAATCTCTACAGAGTGACGATGGACTGATTCAAGTGATCTACCTCCCACCAAATGTAACTGCTGAATGCCAGCCGATGGACCAAGCGGTCATCAATGCAATCAAGCGAAAGTATAAAAGAAAACTGATGCTCGCATTAATTCTGGAAAACGAACACTTAAG TTTCGAAGAACGATTGAAGAAGATTAATCTTCAACAGTGTATTTCGTGGTTGGCAACCTCTTGGGAGGAGATATCTGACAAAACTATACGTAATTCGTGGAAGAAATTGATCGATGGTTTGCCGGAGGATGCTGATAATGTAGACTCGAAAGCGGCCGATGATGACTTCAAAGCGCTTGTGTCCAGGATTGACAGTTTGGCAGGAACAAAAACATGA